In Denticeps clupeoides chromosome 1, fDenClu1.1, whole genome shotgun sequence, a single window of DNA contains:
- the LOC114790619 gene encoding arrestin domain-containing protein 3-like isoform X2 produces the protein MRGNLSHFRVLDVEISAKQSRGGARESCVSLQLPATSALQGPPTTIGNMPSSFKGAHGKIVYGLEAKMKRPWKLSRNEKCTITFVSRHTEDMAQLMCPQFGSIDKKMKLFTSGTASLKAETDKKAYVQGEMLRVTTAIENSSSRDLKPKFKLEQKISFIASSSTKNSWGSIFKDSGQPVPSKSQQTMTREFKLPADLTPTIMHCKIIKVEYTLKVYLDVPYASDPEVLFPLVILPVTKHYGPGLTGPFSGMSDFPSAYPAYPPPPGPGIYPSLFPSGVQPQPANPGMPSPSSKQETYPTAPAAGPYPTAPGPYPVPPAPGYYLNPAAPGPYTSPSVPESYLTPNAPGSYPVPSAPESFLTPSAPGVYPTLNAPQFNLNPTEPPPSYAEVFPNPCGPEFSPLSKTADQNKPSK, from the exons ATGCGCGGCAATTTGTCGCACTTTCGCGTACTGGACGTGGAAATAAGCGCCAA ACAGTCCCGTGGTGGCGCCAGGGAGTCATGTGTATCCCTTCAGCTTCCAGCTACCTCAGCA CTGCAGGGTCCCCCGACTACTATTGG GAATATGCCATCATCCTTTAAGGGAGCTCATGGTAAGATTGTTTATGGACTGGAAGCGAAGATGAAGAGACCCTGGAAGTTGTCCCGTAATGAAAAATGCACGATCACCTTCGTGTCAAGACATACTGAGGACATGGCTCAGCTGATG TGCCCACAGTTTGGATCCATCGACAAGAAGATGAAGTTGTTTACGTCAGGAACCGCCTCATTGAAGGCAGAGACCGACAAAAAGGCTTATGTCCAAG gcgaGATGCTTAGGGTCACAACAGCAATTGAAAACTCATCCTCACGTGACCTCAAGCCAAAGTTTAAACTAGAACAAAAAATTAGTTTCATTGCCTCATCATCCACCAAGAACAGCTGGGGGTCCATTTTCAAGGATTCGGGTCAGCCTGTGCCATCTAAATCTCAGCAGACTATGACCCGGGAGTTTAAACTTCCTGCTGACCTAACCCCAACCATCATGCACTGCAAGATCATCAAAGTTGAGTACACGTTGAAG GTATATTTAGATGTTCCCTATGCTTCAGACCCAGAAGTCCTATTCCCACTGGTTATTCTTCCAGTGACTAAACACTATGGACCAGGCCTGACCGGGCCCTTCAGTGGCATGTCTGATTTTCCTTCTGCCTACCCAGCATATCCTCCTCCACCAGGCCCAGGGATCTATCCTTCTCTGTTCCCTTCGGGGGTGCAGCCACAACCAGCAAACCCAGGAATGCCATCTCCAAGCTCTAAACAAGAAACTTATCCAACGGCACCTGCTGCTGGACCCTATCCTACTGCCCCCGGACCGTACCCGGTTCCACCTGCCCCCGGGTACTACCTGAACCCAGCTGCCCCCGGGCCCTATACTTCTCCCTCTGTCCCGGAATCCTATCTAACCCCAAACGCCCCTGGTTCCTACCCAGTTCCATCAGCCCCAGAGTCCTTCCTAACCCCATCAGCCCCTGGGGTTTACCCAACGCTAAATGCTCCTCAGTTCAATTTAAACCCAACTGAACCTCCACCTTCATATGCAGAAGTCTTTCCAAACCCATGTGGACCAGAGTTTTCGCCATTATCCAAAACTGCAGATCAAAACAAACCTTCCAAGTAA
- the LOC114790619 gene encoding arrestin domain-containing protein 3-like isoform X1 has product MPGTVAEFSITYDAINEDNTFTSGDWVTGRVLLRLGKEAKIDSLAVKLKGEADVRWTERHGDDDHTYSAHERYFKLKHCVVEKSSGGDSPVVAPGSHVYPFSFQLPQQNMPSSFKGAHGKIVYGLEAKMKRPWKLSRNEKCTITFVSRHTEDMAQLMCPQFGSIDKKMKLFTSGTASLKAETDKKAYVQGEMLRVTTAIENSSSRDLKPKFKLEQKISFIASSSTKNSWGSIFKDSGQPVPSKSQQTMTREFKLPADLTPTIMHCKIIKVEYTLKVYLDVPYASDPEVLFPLVILPVTKHYGPGLTGPFSGMSDFPSAYPAYPPPPGPGIYPSLFPSGVQPQPANPGMPSPSSKQETYPTAPAAGPYPTAPGPYPVPPAPGYYLNPAAPGPYTSPSVPESYLTPNAPGSYPVPSAPESFLTPSAPGVYPTLNAPQFNLNPTEPPPSYAEVFPNPCGPEFSPLSKTADQNKPSK; this is encoded by the exons ATGCCGGGCACGGTCGCCGAGTTTTCTATCACTTACGACGCCATCAATGAAGACAACACTTTCACCAGCGGCGACTGGGTCACCGGACGGGTGCTCCTCCGCCTGGGTAAGGAGGCCAAGATCGACTCCCTGGCCGTGAAGTTGAAAGGGGAGGCGGACGTGCGCTGGACGGAGCGGCACGGCGACGACGACCACACGTACTCGGCACACGAGCGCTACTTCAAACTCAAGCACTGCGTCGTGGAGAAGAGTTCCGGTGGGG ACAGTCCCGTGGTGGCGCCAGGGAGTCATGTGTATCCCTTCAGCTTCCAGCTACCTCAGCA GAATATGCCATCATCCTTTAAGGGAGCTCATGGTAAGATTGTTTATGGACTGGAAGCGAAGATGAAGAGACCCTGGAAGTTGTCCCGTAATGAAAAATGCACGATCACCTTCGTGTCAAGACATACTGAGGACATGGCTCAGCTGATG TGCCCACAGTTTGGATCCATCGACAAGAAGATGAAGTTGTTTACGTCAGGAACCGCCTCATTGAAGGCAGAGACCGACAAAAAGGCTTATGTCCAAG gcgaGATGCTTAGGGTCACAACAGCAATTGAAAACTCATCCTCACGTGACCTCAAGCCAAAGTTTAAACTAGAACAAAAAATTAGTTTCATTGCCTCATCATCCACCAAGAACAGCTGGGGGTCCATTTTCAAGGATTCGGGTCAGCCTGTGCCATCTAAATCTCAGCAGACTATGACCCGGGAGTTTAAACTTCCTGCTGACCTAACCCCAACCATCATGCACTGCAAGATCATCAAAGTTGAGTACACGTTGAAG GTATATTTAGATGTTCCCTATGCTTCAGACCCAGAAGTCCTATTCCCACTGGTTATTCTTCCAGTGACTAAACACTATGGACCAGGCCTGACCGGGCCCTTCAGTGGCATGTCTGATTTTCCTTCTGCCTACCCAGCATATCCTCCTCCACCAGGCCCAGGGATCTATCCTTCTCTGTTCCCTTCGGGGGTGCAGCCACAACCAGCAAACCCAGGAATGCCATCTCCAAGCTCTAAACAAGAAACTTATCCAACGGCACCTGCTGCTGGACCCTATCCTACTGCCCCCGGACCGTACCCGGTTCCACCTGCCCCCGGGTACTACCTGAACCCAGCTGCCCCCGGGCCCTATACTTCTCCCTCTGTCCCGGAATCCTATCTAACCCCAAACGCCCCTGGTTCCTACCCAGTTCCATCAGCCCCAGAGTCCTTCCTAACCCCATCAGCCCCTGGGGTTTACCCAACGCTAAATGCTCCTCAGTTCAATTTAAACCCAACTGAACCTCCACCTTCATATGCAGAAGTCTTTCCAAACCCATGTGGACCAGAGTTTTCGCCATTATCCAAAACTGCAGATCAAAACAAACCTTCCAAGTAA
- the LOC114790619 gene encoding arrestin domain-containing protein 3-like isoform X3 — MKPFFFPHPSCSSQLQGPPTTIGNMPSSFKGAHGKIVYGLEAKMKRPWKLSRNEKCTITFVSRHTEDMAQLMCPQFGSIDKKMKLFTSGTASLKAETDKKAYVQGEMLRVTTAIENSSSRDLKPKFKLEQKISFIASSSTKNSWGSIFKDSGQPVPSKSQQTMTREFKLPADLTPTIMHCKIIKVEYTLKVYLDVPYASDPEVLFPLVILPVTKHYGPGLTGPFSGMSDFPSAYPAYPPPPGPGIYPSLFPSGVQPQPANPGMPSPSSKQETYPTAPAAGPYPTAPGPYPVPPAPGYYLNPAAPGPYTSPSVPESYLTPNAPGSYPVPSAPESFLTPSAPGVYPTLNAPQFNLNPTEPPPSYAEVFPNPCGPEFSPLSKTADQNKPSK; from the exons atgaaaccctttttttttccccacccttCATGCTCCTCACAGCTGCAGGGTCCCCCGACTACTATTGG GAATATGCCATCATCCTTTAAGGGAGCTCATGGTAAGATTGTTTATGGACTGGAAGCGAAGATGAAGAGACCCTGGAAGTTGTCCCGTAATGAAAAATGCACGATCACCTTCGTGTCAAGACATACTGAGGACATGGCTCAGCTGATG TGCCCACAGTTTGGATCCATCGACAAGAAGATGAAGTTGTTTACGTCAGGAACCGCCTCATTGAAGGCAGAGACCGACAAAAAGGCTTATGTCCAAG gcgaGATGCTTAGGGTCACAACAGCAATTGAAAACTCATCCTCACGTGACCTCAAGCCAAAGTTTAAACTAGAACAAAAAATTAGTTTCATTGCCTCATCATCCACCAAGAACAGCTGGGGGTCCATTTTCAAGGATTCGGGTCAGCCTGTGCCATCTAAATCTCAGCAGACTATGACCCGGGAGTTTAAACTTCCTGCTGACCTAACCCCAACCATCATGCACTGCAAGATCATCAAAGTTGAGTACACGTTGAAG GTATATTTAGATGTTCCCTATGCTTCAGACCCAGAAGTCCTATTCCCACTGGTTATTCTTCCAGTGACTAAACACTATGGACCAGGCCTGACCGGGCCCTTCAGTGGCATGTCTGATTTTCCTTCTGCCTACCCAGCATATCCTCCTCCACCAGGCCCAGGGATCTATCCTTCTCTGTTCCCTTCGGGGGTGCAGCCACAACCAGCAAACCCAGGAATGCCATCTCCAAGCTCTAAACAAGAAACTTATCCAACGGCACCTGCTGCTGGACCCTATCCTACTGCCCCCGGACCGTACCCGGTTCCACCTGCCCCCGGGTACTACCTGAACCCAGCTGCCCCCGGGCCCTATACTTCTCCCTCTGTCCCGGAATCCTATCTAACCCCAAACGCCCCTGGTTCCTACCCAGTTCCATCAGCCCCAGAGTCCTTCCTAACCCCATCAGCCCCTGGGGTTTACCCAACGCTAAATGCTCCTCAGTTCAATTTAAACCCAACTGAACCTCCACCTTCATATGCAGAAGTCTTTCCAAACCCATGTGGACCAGAGTTTTCGCCATTATCCAAAACTGCAGATCAAAACAAACCTTCCAAGTAA